From Plasmodium falciparum 3D7 genome assembly, chromosome: 9, one genomic window encodes:
- a CDS encoding zinc finger protein, putative yields MDEYDYNYATYDIDNFTNNFEDNLINYNQIDFINDNAEINNYSNEYYAYDEDLVEENVSEKRIHNKVLLSNDNEFDNNLINISNEIKTENSNNDTSLLKKRKIINDILLNIKKKMKKNDTLCIICLQNEKKYTFTCCYEYYCSLECFKKHDQQKCRNQNKNEPKISGSHNINMDDIKNSNHQKYEDTYYYQNEEDINKKQNDKVIENTIKLDNENKKNEINNINDMDTTCSNFPNNNLSTSLLNNDNNIPNNNENSESSDDYTDDYDMLTEEQKKKLKEDHTLKILLKNNYVREVFKQFTLSNDKIGYLSHYINDPTIVQVIDHIMKTIDDT; encoded by the coding sequence atggacgagtatgattataattatgcTACCTATGATATAGATAACTTTACAAATAATTTTGaagataatttaattaattataatcaaATCGATTTTATAAACGACAACGcagaaattaataattattccaACGAATATTATGCATATGACGAAGATTTAGTAGAAGAAAATGTGTCAGAAAAAAGAATTCATAATAAGGTTTTATTATCAAATGATAATGaatttgataataatttaattaatatatcaaatgaaataaaaacagaaaatagtaataatgatacttcacttttaaaaaaaagaaaaataattaatgatattcttttaaatataaaaaaaaaaatgaagaaaaatgaTACACtttgtattatatgtttACAAAACGAAAAGAAGTACACATTTACATGTtgttatgaatattattgttCCTTagaatgttttaaaaaacatGATCAACAGAAATGTcgaaatcaaaataaaaatgaacctAAAATATCTGGAagtcataatataaatatggatgatataaaaaatagtaatcatcaaaaatatgaagatacttattattatcaaaatgaagaagacataaataaaaaacaaaatgataaagTCATTGAAAATACTATTAAATtagataatgaaaataaaaaaaatgaaataaataatattaatgatatggATACAACATGTTCAAATTTTCCAAATAATAATCTATCAACATCATTGTTAaacaatgataataatataccaaataataatgagaacTCTGAATCATCTGATGATTATACAGATGATTATGATATGTTAAcagaagaacaaaaaaaaaaattaaaagaagatcatacattaaaaatactattaaaaaataattatgttaGGGAAGTTTTTAAACAATTTACATTATCAAATGATAAAATTGGATATCTAtctcattatataaatgaccCTACTATAGTTCAAGTTATTGATCATATAATGAAGACAATAGATGACacctaa
- a CDS encoding N-glycosylase/DNA lyase, putative — protein MNIYNHVLLIITLKNIYTCKYINKVIQNNISKFILYKEKKNISELNHNINKKYNFIIKKKNCNKIQERKKKRKRYIYSEKIKNGYPNFITLNFSYINNYNMIKKKNKVLSERLSNKMRNVKRIRDKVKLHSLNEENKMKNVYSNVTNNSPIIIKNYEKRWIKLDASTNDLKLKYCLLIGQEFCFNEVEKNMYIGLLNIKKIYLFKETEKDIFYQCLYDDDNDCDNYNDSNNNNVTCTGYSNKDDKNILKKRKSNNHHNEVYNFFNLHFPLNENIEIWKKKDQRMKEITNKITGLRILKTDPVESFFSFLCSTNNNIPRITLMIDSLRRRYGKFIATVVFKNGDIIIKRDDQNVDGNNMIKLKHQDDSNEHNEYSINIKGEIKNGEGKIKNGECKIKNGEGKIKNGECKIKNGEGRIKNGEGKIKNGECKIKNGVSQIKDTRVRIKNERDITNNKSCRVKKEMLDTYNADNELGQGNDINDNVNIYNDTLSVTKEDKRNKEQNKMFNILYKNEVNKIEKKDVEMLSKDNKIFYESLKTTLKDERNQKTFHFYEFPKIQVLSKLKEDDLRSLGFGYRSNYVIESAKMLVNMGEEEWIENLKNEEKTKTCIDKLIQFPGIGLKVANCICLFGLNKYDCIPIDTHIYDIIYKYYNNFIEPLNKSNKKNKTIKNVNDNNNNNNVHKKNIQNNLLSNKTNIITNKKHINKKLLSTTIKKKKTLTNSLYLILYTKLRNLFGPNCGWAQTILFASELKKFSHIFE, from the coding sequence atgaatatatataatcatgtTCTCTTGATCATTActctaaaaaatatatatacttgtaaatatataaataaggttatacaaaataatataagtaaatttattctttataaagaaaaaaaaaatatttcagagttaaatcataatataaataaaaaatataattttattataaagaaaaagaactgtaataaaatacaagagagaaaaaaaaaaagaaaaagatatatttatagtgagaaaataaaaaatggatatccgaattttataacattaaatttttcatatattaacaattataatatgataaaaaaaaagaataaagtCTTATCTGAACGTTTATCAAATAAAATGAGAAATGTAAAGAGAATAAGAGATAAAGTAAAACTACATTCCttgaatgaagaaaataaaatgaaaaatgtatatagTAATGTTACAAATAATTCtcctattattataaaaaattatgaaaagagATGGATAAAACTAGATGCTTCAACGAAcgatttaaaattaaaatactGTTTATTAATTGGGCAAGAATTTTGTTTTAATGAAgtggaaaaaaatatgtatattggtttattaaatataaaaaaaatatatttatttaaagaaacggaaaaagatatattttatcaatgtttatatgatgatgataatgattgtgataattataatgatagtaataataataatgtgacATGTACAGGATATAGTAATAAGGATGATAAGAATATtctgaagaaaagaaaaagtaataatcatcataatgaagtttataacttttttaatttacattttcctttaaatgaaaatatcgaaatatggaaaaaaaaagaccaAAGAATGAAAGAAATAACTAATAAAATTACAGGTCTGAGAATATTAAAAACGGATCCTGTggaatcttttttttcatttttatgttcaacaaataataatataccaaGAATTACATTAATGATAGATTCTTTAAGAAGACGTTACGGTAAATTTATTGCAACAGTAGTATTTAAAAATGGTGATATCATAATTAAGAGGGATGATCAAAATGTAGATGGCAATAATATGATCAAGTTAAAACATCAAGATGATTCCAATGAGCACAATGAGtatagtataaatataaagggagaaataaaaaatggagagggtaaaataaaaaatggagagtgtaaaataaaaaatggagagggtaaaataaaaaatggagagtgtaaaataaaaaatggagagggtagaataaaaaatggagagggtaaaataaaaaatggagagtgtaaaataaaaaatggagTGAGTCAAATAAAGGATACACGTGTAAGAATTAAAAACGAGAGagatataacaaataataaaagttgtCGCGTGAAGAAAGAAATGTTGGATACATATAATGCAGACAATGAATTAGGACAAGGGAAcgatattaatgataatgtaaacatatataatgacACATTATCTGTCACAAAAGAAGATAAGAGaaataaagaacaaaataaaatgttcaatattttatacaaaaatgAAGTTAATAAGATAGAAAAGAAGGACGTTGAAATGTTAAgcaaagataataaaatattttatgaatcATTAAAAACAACATTAAAAGACGAGAGGAATCAAAAAACATTTCACTTTTATGAATTCCCCAAAATACAAGTGTTatcaaaattaaaagaagatgATTTAAGAAGTTTAGGTTTTGGTTATAGAAGTAATTATGTAATTGAAAGTGCAAAGATGTTAGTAAATATGGGTGAAGAAGAATGGatagaaaatttaaaaaatgaagaaaagacTAAAACTTGTATAGATAAATTAATACAATTTCCAGGTATAGGTTTAAAAGTAGCTAATtgtatttgtttgtttggtttaaataaatatgattgtATTCCTATagatacacatatatatgatattatatataaatattataacaattttATTGAACCCCTAAacaaaagtaataaaaaaaataaaactattaaaaatgtaaatgataataataataataataatgtacataaaaagaatatacaaaataatctTCTATCTAATAAAACTAATAtaattacaaataaaaaacatataaacaaaaaattattaagtacgacaattaaaaaaaaaaaaacactaACAAATTCATTATATCTAATCTTATATACAAAACTAAGAAATTTATTTGGCCCCAATTGTGGGTGGGCACAAACCATACTATTCGCTTCAGAACTCAAAAAATTTAGTCACATATTTgagtga
- a CDS encoding merozoite organizing protein has protein sequence MKSTKLKKNFERNEENKNKRSNNDNISNLMNLKIKNENIHIKNIIRTIHYVYTNKYDSETGFTYIKDILKNIIKGNVYDIVYKKYINPYCIYEICSRILLNIIKVNNKDDNFNKIVEFLFDILYYCDIILSENKNKKKQNNQNYMEGTSNVQEYELITRLWNRLLDNVFIKDKKQRINMCKVIKSLVKKACALQIDVSNKLCKKHVNIFLSLLNDKDHNVRVLCLNILEPFQDFNTKGSFLKCLDDVHNMVRINAIKNISINVEDYTTSTSPNNNNNNNNNNNNNNNNNNNNNNNNSEYLIILKNFLIRINDINHNVRSSVYDKLKNYYFYIPSDMKFELLLCGLNDKEKSVRESCYRMILHWVQHFDDKIENLLLHILNSDIDNDLIVEQICKVHLNNIRKDLIKSVSMELYEEKKEYDCKNLRNDTSTYNENWFNYCLNNLFSLNIAELYMFRIYVQHFSDEQEKEKIDALQVINTIYYYLYLSRFNEKLYYNRKNYINCVENNDGDQSYEQSLVCTCGKGNIYVNTIEDNQKNKYIQTSIFDDDFCDKCIYYRTVIKTSDSNVHMNDEHNNDANQCNNKGEEESSNTHENVLINEDNINENYNYLCNIKNLLLICKYLDIIEIYQVEKILKCCSTILLTGPLREVIIKGMLNNTGVNYYKLQKGHITCAYWLSNSYIYACIDLLRQMIYIKNKNNDVNDIEINLTNHVLGIISEIKEPFENNEENENVFIQEKEVIKEFSDEPNRLSKNYKSFEQVDTNPLTVIFSNIMNVENDSIFDIIRKKHLNRLSIEHLLILCKKMQHKLDVTEAKIKDLSEMEKVKEQERVNNNNNNNNNNINSFGYDDNNGNKKNGDINNTCNTSMHVYAFHEQIRFHTEIFLKQITMLSLLRLELKRRWLRILFILECFLCKSKSHCSFDSALREFPNELLLPALNFCCSVMPEWDDKEIEDQFYDILVSKCLGNWCMFIGNDEELKKQIYAYKTAIVDTCEVLNSCLLSIEQIHSSVYPNIYNKGNIDIMNINDKLDVNLNSSTNQNNNMNNMNNMNNMNNNNNNNNCDEDVNKKNYIFYEYNSPNEYLLNYFSTNQDAWYDYKELLEKLEINSLRCEIYICVLGDLLMTHPNLNNDELIVDAVESLWNYLNGNLNTSKYIQSICLRVICKLLLTEYLGNHVYNITNEELYILIKRSSNKLRALFEMCFLISPATYNCVQDFKKISTYNMTNINSHDKLFLFSIFSMYPSMSENNLLIFHYTFEQIIFKTSEAVLKYNLKTSHFTNILTFMIFTILHKANTNFLVYNMAKYIKWILLIIIEKGIALTNRSNIIELVYKIIHIYLFQDLTDMQNIQKKNSYETKEVKKRGRKKKKNLNESIDETNEQQTKYLNKNNSLETNITNDTNLDQQTDEQKKKENDEFINKKKIINEFKSTILFRSAEINVNDTIKDLKSFYVLINFCMHSSDIIKSKNEIRYCEVLKESIDNKIEQMKQYFIKNNLIKNYNYFVENNDINQEKAKTDNSQDNLLDLKKINELKEETIYEEIIQDYVNYIEALHNRNFVYPLIPRGLGVDINDDRMTTNEILNEINNNNNNDNDNNNKDNSPVNRSLENMIKMRDVLRRQQRISAVSNMHTNIDSKVPKDIETNTYDDINHNEDIQNVIHSDSKDVSEPMEDMAEVNHINDLNNEKVESINKSKSKYENISSIETNENALSLRSNDNITYVYKEQSTLRNESKEEINSIKEDTHLDNYQHNNSIKKKIAEMNSSSSDENTDNDNDDSSINEYASVKNYHSDLDDENNKSDGSSLNSNDSTAMAFKRLNKLRRTSYTNVVSK, from the coding sequence ATGAAGTCGACGAAGCTGAAAAAGAATTTTGAAAGAAATGAGGAGAATAAAAACAAGCGGtcaaataatgataacatatCTAATTTgatgaatttaaaaataaagaatgagaatattcatataaaaaatataataagaacaatacattatgtatatacaaataaatatgatagtGAGACAGGATTTACATACATTaaagatattttaaaaaatataataaaaggtaATGTATATGATAtagtatataaaaagtatataaatcCGTATTGTATTTACGAGATATGTTCTCgtattcttttaaatataataaaagtaaataataaagatgataattttaataaaattgtagaatttttatttgatatattatattattgtgatataatattaagtgaaaataaaaataagaaaaaacaaaataatcaaaattatATGGAAGGTACTAGTAATGTTCAAGAATATGAATTAATAACAAGGTTGTGGAATCGATTATTAgataatgtttttattaaagATAAGAAACaaagaataaatatgtgTAAAGTTATTAAATCATTAGTTAAAAAGGCATGTGCTTTACAAATTGATGtatcaaataaattatgtaaaaagcatgtaaatatttttttatctttattaaatGACAAAGATCATAATGTGAGAGTTTTATGTTTGAATATATTAGAACCTTTTCAAGATTTTAATACAAAAGGAAGCTTTTTAAAATGTCTTGATGATGTACATAATATGGTCAGAATTAATgccataaaaaatatttcaataaATGTAGAGGATTATACAACTTCTACTTCCcccaacaataataataataacaacaacaataataataacaacaataataataataataataataataataacaatagtgaatatttaataatcttgaaaaattttttaataagaataaatgaTATTAATCATAATGTTAGAAGTAGTGTATACGATAAATTAAAGaactattatttttatattccttCAGATATGAAATTTGAATTGTTATTATGTGGATTAAACGATAAAGAGAAATCCGTTCGAGAAAGTTGTTATCGAATGATTTTACACTGGGTTCAACATTTTGAtgataaaatagaaaatttattattgcATATTTTAAATAGTGATATAGACAATGATTTGATCGTAGAACAGATATGCAAAGTACATTTGAATAATATACGTAAAGATTTAATTAAAAGTGTAAGTATGGAActttatgaagaaaaaaaagaatatgattGTAAGAATTTAAGAAATGATACTAGtacatataatgaaaattggTTTAATTAttgtttaaataatttattttctttaaatatagccgaattatatatgttccgAATTTACGTTCAACATTTTTCAGATGAAcaagagaaagaaaaaattgatGCTCTACAAGttattaatacaatatattattatttgtatcttAGTAGGTTTAATgagaaattatattataatagaaaaaattatattaattgtgttgaaaataatgatggaGATCAATCATATGAACAATCTTTAGTTTGTACTTGTGGAAAGGGtaacatatatgtaaatacTATTGAAGAtaaccaaaaaaataaatacatacaaacGTCCATATTTGATGATGATTTCTGtgataaatgtatatattaccGTACGGTAATCAAAACGTCTGATTCTAATGTTCACATGAATGATgaacataataatgatgCTAATCAGTGTAACAACAAAGGAGAGGAAGAATCCTCAAATACACATGAAAATGTCttaataaatgaagataatataaatgaaaattataattatttatgtaatataaaaaatttgcttctaatatgtaaatatttagaTATCATCGAAATTTATCAAGTcgaaaaaattttaaaatgcTGTTCTACTATTTTATTAACCGGTCCCCTGCGAGAAGTTATTATCAAAGGAATGCTCAATAATACGGGAGTAAATTATTACAAGTTACAAAAAGGACATATTACATGTGCCTATTGGCTAAGTAATAGCTACATATATGCATGTATAGATTTATTAAgacaaatgatatatataaaaaataagaataatgatGTGAATGATATCGAGATAAATTTAACGAACCATGTTTTAGGTATTATATCTGAAATAAAAGAACcttttgaaaataatgaagagaatgaaaatgtttttatacAAGAAAAGGAAGTAATAAAAGAATTTTCTGATGAACCAAATAGGTTAtctaaaaattataaatctTTTGAACAAGTGGATACGAATCCCTTAACAGTAATATTTAGTAATATAATGAATGTTGAGAATGATAGTATATTTGATATTATAAGGAAGAAGCATTTAAATAGATTATCTATTGagcatttattaattttgtgTAAAAAAATGCAACATAAGTTAGATGTGACGGAGGCAAAAATTAAGGACTTATCAGAGATGGAGAAGGTAAAGGAACAAGAAAgggtaaataataataataataataataataataatattaatagtttTGGTTATGATGACAATAAtggaaataagaaaaatggtgatattaataatacatgTAATACATCAATGCATGTGTATGCTTTCCATGAACAGATAAGATTTCACACAGAAATATTCCTAAAACAGATTACTATGTTAAGTTTATTAAGATTAGAATTGAAAAGAAGATGGTTAaggatattatttattttagaaTGTTTTTTATGTAAAAGTAAATCACATTGTTCTTTTGATTCAGCTCTTCGTGAGTTTCcaaatgaattattattacctgCATTAAATTTTTGTTGTTCTGTTATGCCAGAATGGGATGATAAAGAAATTGAAGATCAGTTTTATGACATTTTAGTTTCTAAATGTTTAGGGAATTGGTGTATGTTTATAGGAAATGATGAAGAATTAAAGAAGCAAATATATGCGTACAAAACAGCTATTGTCGATACATGTGAAGTATTAAATAGTTGTTTATTAAGTATAGAACAGATACATTCAAGTGTATatccaaatatatataataagggtaatatagatattatgaatattaatgataagtTAGATGTGAACCTAAATAGCAGTACTAACcaaaacaataatatgaacaatatgaacaatatgaacaatatgaataacaataataataataacaattgtGATGaagatgtaaataaaaaaaactacatattttatgaatataattctCCCAACGAATATTTACTAAACTATTTTTCAACGAACCAAGATGCGTGGTATGattataaagaattattagaAAAGTTAGAAATAAATTCTCTTAGATGtgagatatatatttgtgttttAGGTGATCTTTTAATGACACATCCAAATTTAAACAATGATGAATTAATTGTTGATGCTGTTGAAAGCTTGTGGAATTATTTAAACGGTAATTTGAATACAAGCAAATATATTCAATCCATATGTTTAAGAGTTAtttgtaaattattattaacagaATATTTAGGTAatcatgtatataatattacaaatgaagaattatatatattaataaaaagatcATCCAATAAATTAAGAGCTTTATTTGAAATGTGCTTTTTAATATCCCCAGCTACATATAATTGTGTACaagattttaaaaaaattagtaCCTATAATATgacaaatataaattcaCATGATAagttatttcttttttctatattttctatGTATCCATCTATGagtgaaaataatttattaatatttcattatacttttgaacaaattatttttaaaacatcAGAAGccgttttaaaatataatttaaaaacatCACATTTTACAAACATATTAACCTTTATGATATTTACTATTTTACATAAAGCCAATACTAACTTCCTAGTGTATAACATggcaaaatatattaagtgGATACTCCTCATTATAATCGAAAAGGGTATAGCTCTAACCAACAGATCCAATATTATAGAGCTTGtctataaaataatacacatatatttatttcaagATTTAACAGATATGCAAaatatccaaaaaaaaaattcgtaTGAAACAAAAGAAGTAAAAAAaagaggaagaaaaaaaaaaaaaaatttaaacgAATCAATTGATGAAACAAATGAACAGCAAACGAAATatctaaataaaaataattctttagAAACCAATATTACAAATGATACAAATTTAGATCAACAAAcagatgaacaaaaaaaaaaggaaaatgatgaatttattaataagaaaaaaattataaatgaatTCAAATCTACTATATTATTTAGAAGTGCtgaaataaatgtaaatgatACTATTAAAGATTTAAAAagtttttatgttttaatcAATTTTTGTATGCATTCATCTGATATAATTAAATCAAAGAATGAAATCAGATATTGTGAAGTACTTAAAGAGTCTATAGACAATAAAATCGAACAAATGAAAcagtattttattaaaaataatttaataaaaaattacaattattttgtagaaaataatgatattaatcAAGAAAAAGCAAAAACAGATAATTCACAGGACAATCTTCTAgatttaaagaaaataaatgaacTAAAAGAAGAAACGATATATGAGGAAATTATACAAGATTATGTGAATTATATAGAAGCTTTGCATAATAGAAATTTTGTATATCCTTTGATTCCACGGGGTTTAGGTGTagatataaatgatgatcGAATGACTACCAATGAAATATTAaacgaaataaataataataataataatgataatgataataataataaggataatAGTCCGGTAAATAGAAGTTTAGAAAATATGATTAAAATGAGAGATGTTTTAAGAAGACAGCAAAGAATTAGTGCAGTTTCGAATATGCACACAAATATTGATTCTAAAGTTCCTAAGGATATTGAAACGAATACGTATGATGATATTAATCATAATGAAGATATTCAAAATGTTATTCATTCTGATAGTAAAGACGTATCTGAACCAATGGAAGACATGGCAGAGGTGAATCACATAAATGATTTAAACAATGAAAAAGTAGAAAGTATTAATAAGAGTAAGagtaaatatgaaaatatttcgAGTATAGAAACTAATGAGAATGCATTATCCCTTAGaagtaatgataatattacataCGTATATAAGGAACAATCTACACTCAGAAATGAAAGTaaagaagaaattaataGTATTAAGGAAGATACGCACTTGGATAATTATcaacataataatagtataaaaaaaaaaattgcagAAATGAATTCAAGTTCTAGTGATGAAAATacagataatgataatgatgattctagcataaatgaatatgcaagtgtaaaaaattatcattCAGATttagatgatgaaaataataaaagtgatGGTAGTAGTCTTAATTCAAATGATTCAACAGCTATGGCCTTTAAGCGTTTAAATAAACTAAGAAGAACTAGTTATACAAATGTTGTTTCGaagtaa